One window from the genome of Haloprofundus halobius encodes:
- a CDS encoding DEAD/DEAH box helicase: MDEFIAWLRDRPYYRGQIADHRTVPARDPEFADVDLEPRLDSALQARGIDRLYRHQAEAVETLRDGKNVVLATQTASGKSLAYTVPAFERAMDHGGRTLYLGPQNALVADQAETLGELARDLGFGSRVSVAQYTGRLSQSEKRAVRDRAPTVLLSNPDMLHYALLPHSHRLWEWFFSSLETVVVDEVHGYRGVFGSHVALTLRRLNRICERFDADPQFVCCSATIGNPVEHAARITGRRESSFALVDEDTAATGEKHWVLWNPPEYENEGQGGGSGRRTSSHTETKNLFVDLVANDYQTLAFTRARQAAERYATDSSRELRRRGERDLARRVQAYQASLKHDTRRDIESRLHDGDLRGVWSTNALELGVNVGGLDAVLLDGYPGTRMSAFQQAGRAGRGADAALVVLVGGEDQLDQYLMRNPDELFDGDPEQAASDPENTELLPDHVASAAAENWLSVDDERTFGSPYPNVVSDLESAGRLDRRDTAQGARWIHSGEGSPQHSMSLRTIERREIDLVVRDRNEVVASLSFSDALRDVHPGAVYHHQGQSYEVIDLDLDRDVAELQATWADYYTRVLTEKSIAVNGDIAEKPLSARPDTSVRFADVTMTEQITGFERRDPKRGEAIGQEPLDLPETSLRTKALYFTVPGDVEREMREAAGDWGFNGGIHAAEHGMISLFPLTLLCDRADIGGLSTPYHDHTGQSTIFVYDGYPGGVGLTRGGYGEVETLMKRTARLIDDCDCSDGCPACVQSPHCGNANEPLAKEPAVQLLDSLTDMS, from the coding sequence GTGGACGAGTTCATCGCGTGGCTTCGGGACCGGCCGTACTACCGAGGACAGATCGCCGACCACCGGACGGTCCCGGCGCGCGACCCGGAGTTCGCCGACGTCGACCTCGAACCTCGACTCGACTCGGCGCTCCAAGCACGGGGAATCGACCGACTCTACCGCCATCAGGCCGAGGCGGTCGAAACTCTCAGAGACGGAAAGAACGTCGTGCTGGCGACGCAGACGGCCAGCGGGAAGAGCCTCGCGTACACGGTTCCGGCGTTCGAGCGCGCGATGGACCACGGCGGGCGGACGCTGTATCTCGGCCCGCAGAACGCGCTCGTCGCCGACCAGGCCGAGACGTTGGGGGAGTTGGCGCGTGACCTCGGCTTCGGCAGTCGCGTCTCCGTCGCGCAGTACACCGGCCGTCTCTCGCAGTCGGAGAAACGGGCGGTCCGTGACCGCGCACCGACGGTTCTGCTGTCGAACCCCGACATGCTGCACTACGCGTTGCTACCGCACTCACATCGGCTCTGGGAGTGGTTCTTCTCGTCGCTCGAAACCGTCGTCGTCGACGAGGTCCACGGCTACCGCGGCGTCTTCGGGAGTCACGTCGCGCTGACGCTCCGGCGACTGAACCGCATCTGTGAGCGGTTCGACGCGGACCCGCAGTTCGTCTGTTGTTCGGCGACCATCGGCAACCCCGTCGAACACGCCGCGCGCATCACCGGGCGGAGAGAGTCGTCGTTCGCGCTCGTCGACGAGGACACCGCGGCGACGGGCGAGAAACACTGGGTGCTGTGGAACCCCCCGGAGTACGAGAACGAAGGTCAGGGAGGCGGGAGTGGGCGGCGGACGTCGAGTCATACGGAGACGAAAAATCTGTTCGTCGATTTGGTGGCGAACGATTACCAGACGCTCGCGTTCACCCGCGCCCGGCAGGCCGCCGAACGCTACGCGACCGACAGTAGCAGAGAACTGCGCCGACGCGGCGAGCGTGACCTCGCACGGCGGGTACAGGCGTATCAGGCGTCGCTGAAACACGACACGCGCCGCGACATCGAATCGCGCCTGCACGACGGCGATCTGCGGGGGGTCTGGAGCACGAACGCGCTCGAACTCGGCGTCAACGTCGGCGGATTGGACGCCGTGCTTCTCGACGGCTACCCCGGCACGCGGATGTCGGCGTTCCAGCAGGCGGGGCGAGCGGGCCGGGGGGCGGACGCGGCGCTGGTCGTCCTCGTCGGCGGCGAGGACCAACTCGACCAGTACCTGATGCGGAACCCCGACGAGCTGTTCGACGGTGACCCCGAGCAGGCGGCGTCGGACCCTGAAAACACCGAACTGCTGCCGGACCACGTCGCCTCCGCGGCCGCCGAAAACTGGCTCTCCGTCGACGACGAGCGAACCTTCGGATCTCCGTATCCGAACGTCGTCTCCGACCTCGAATCCGCGGGCCGCCTGGACCGCCGCGACACCGCGCAGGGAGCGAGATGGATTCACAGCGGCGAGGGGAGTCCGCAGCACTCGATGAGCCTCCGAACCATCGAGCGCCGCGAAATCGACCTCGTGGTCCGCGACCGAAACGAAGTCGTGGCGTCGCTCTCCTTCTCGGACGCGCTTCGCGACGTGCACCCGGGTGCGGTGTACCACCATCAGGGGCAGTCGTACGAGGTGATCGACCTCGATTTGGACCGCGATGTCGCCGAGTTGCAGGCGACGTGGGCGGACTACTACACCCGCGTGCTGACGGAGAAGAGCATCGCCGTAAACGGGGATATCGCCGAAAAACCGCTGTCGGCGCGGCCCGACACATCCGTTCGATTCGCCGACGTGACGATGACCGAGCAGATTACTGGATTCGAGCGTCGCGACCCGAAGCGCGGCGAAGCCATCGGACAGGAGCCTCTGGACCTGCCGGAGACGAGCCTACGGACGAAAGCGTTGTACTTCACCGTCCCCGGCGACGTCGAGCGCGAGATGCGCGAGGCCGCGGGCGACTGGGGGTTCAACGGCGGCATCCACGCGGCCGAGCACGGCATGATCTCGCTGTTTCCGCTCACGTTGCTCTGTGACCGCGCAGACATCGGCGGACTCTCGACGCCGTATCACGACCACACCGGACAGAGCACCATCTTCGTCTACGACGGGTATCCGGGTGGGGTCGGCCTCACGCGCGGGGGGTACGGGGAGGTGGAGACGCTGATGAAGCGGACCGCGCGCCTCATCGACGACTGCGACTGCAGCGACGGCTGTCCGGCGTGCGTGCAGTCACCGCACTGCGGCAACGCGAACGAACCGCTCGCGAAGGAACCCGCGGTCCAGTTACTCGACTCGCTCACCGACATGTCGTGA
- a CDS encoding DCC1-like thiol-disulfide oxidoreductase family protein: MADYDAVLVYDGECPYCSVAARALRRLDDIGAISWYDDAAQAALEAQFGETPFAMVLFDARRGRVYAGRSAAEELADRAGTPDIVGSLVRDSYDRIAAAVGVASSRGRDPADVHDAYPLTDAARERFDALVAAAADRPEESESA; encoded by the coding sequence ATGGCCGATTACGACGCGGTGCTCGTCTACGACGGCGAGTGTCCGTACTGCTCCGTCGCCGCCCGCGCGCTCCGGCGGCTCGACGACATCGGCGCGATTTCGTGGTACGACGACGCCGCGCAGGCGGCGTTGGAGGCGCAGTTCGGCGAGACGCCGTTCGCGATGGTACTCTTCGACGCCCGCCGGGGCCGCGTCTACGCCGGTCGTTCCGCCGCGGAGGAACTCGCCGACCGTGCGGGCACGCCGGATATCGTCGGTTCGCTCGTCCGCGACAGCTACGACCGTATCGCCGCCGCCGTCGGCGTGGCCAGTAGCCGAGGCCGCGACCCCGCCGACGTTCACGACGCGTACCCGCTGACCGACGCGGCCCGCGAGCGGTTCGACGCGCTCGTCGCCGCGGCGGCCGACCGCCCCGAAGAATCGGAGTCGGCGTGA
- a CDS encoding GIY-YIG nuclease family protein: protein MGGTYTLVVELATDTRLTVGALGAVDVLAGGYAYTGSALGPGGFARVDRHREVAAGERVVHHWHVDYLLGHPAASIRDVVTTPGEDVECAVSTALGDGPIPGFGSSDCRCLSHLARWPTVDEARRATIRAHREALGSK, encoded by the coding sequence ATCGGCGGCACGTACACGCTCGTCGTCGAACTGGCGACCGACACCCGGCTAACCGTCGGTGCGCTCGGTGCGGTCGACGTGCTCGCCGGCGGCTACGCCTACACGGGCAGCGCTCTCGGTCCCGGCGGGTTCGCCCGCGTCGACAGACACCGCGAGGTGGCCGCGGGCGAGCGAGTCGTCCACCACTGGCACGTCGATTATCTGCTCGGGCACCCGGCGGCGTCGATTCGGGACGTGGTCACCACTCCCGGCGAGGACGTCGAGTGCGCGGTCTCGACTGCGCTCGGCGACGGCCCGATTCCCGGTTTCGGGTCGTCGGACTGTCGGTGTCTGTCGCATCTCGCGCGGTGGCCCACCGTCGACGAGGCTCGGCGAGCGACGATACGAGCGCATAGAGAGGCCCTCGGCTCGAAGTGA
- a CDS encoding helix-turn-helix transcriptional regulator, which yields MSQLGPSEIMAAVARRGSVLRSLDDDGTPKCQLVDFLDVSRSTVDRGIRELEGLELVERADNGYRRTLAGQLVLSEYDSFVSQLDGIVESLDALDTLSPTTEFDAKVLDGAEIVYAEKYSPHQPVTCHGEVVSRASSVRGLAPTVLPQQVQIYHERIVEGSLEAHLALSDAVVERLVAAYDEELQEALSTGQLHLRQTPVDPPYSLICAETPTGPEISLLLYGDTGAYAFIGNDDPEAVEWAESTFENWWTDAAPLSVRSDQ from the coding sequence ATGAGTCAGTTAGGTCCCTCTGAGATAATGGCCGCCGTCGCCCGACGCGGCAGCGTCCTCCGTTCACTCGATGACGACGGGACCCCGAAGTGTCAGCTCGTGGACTTTCTCGACGTCTCGCGTTCGACGGTCGACCGAGGCATCCGCGAACTCGAAGGGCTGGAGTTGGTCGAACGCGCCGACAACGGCTATCGGCGTACGCTCGCGGGGCAACTTGTCCTCTCCGAGTACGATAGTTTCGTCTCGCAACTCGACGGCATCGTCGAATCACTGGACGCCCTCGACACGCTCAGTCCGACGACCGAGTTCGACGCGAAGGTGCTCGACGGCGCGGAAATCGTCTACGCGGAGAAATACTCGCCGCACCAGCCGGTCACCTGCCACGGTGAGGTGGTCTCGCGTGCCTCCTCCGTTCGGGGGCTCGCTCCGACCGTTCTTCCGCAGCAGGTCCAGATCTACCACGAACGCATCGTCGAGGGGTCGCTCGAGGCCCACCTCGCGCTGTCGGACGCGGTAGTGGAACGGCTGGTCGCCGCGTACGACGAGGAACTGCAGGAGGCGCTGTCGACCGGACAGCTCCACTTGCGACAGACGCCCGTCGACCCGCCGTACAGTCTCATCTGCGCCGAGACGCCGACGGGTCCCGAAATCAGCCTCCTGCTCTACGGCGACACCGGTGCGTACGCGTTCATCGGAAACGACGACCCGGAGGCCGTCGAGTGGGCCGAGTCGACGTTCGAGAACTGGTGGACCGACGCCGCGCCGCTGTCGGTGCGCTCGGACCAGTAG
- a CDS encoding pyridoxal phosphate-dependent aminotransferase, which produces MLPRIPYIEWITGRPAAADHDLGSSDLRRAPPSSNVVPPVLSDRGDPPEDVTLRSQIAAIYGVPPESVLVTAGATHANLVAAATALAAATESRTKTNGATGTTGTNEAPAVLVENPGYQPLVRTPRGLGARVDRFSRSADERYRLSPDSVADAFPDRLALVTVTNRHNPSGRLTTRETLASLADRVADAGAYLLVDEVYAPFVSASEAGSTPGSGPRPFGGVSAAGLPNTVVTGSLTKFYGLGGLTVGWLVGPQSFVERARRVLTHVPFVATPTAALARRALHHEADLTARSRDHLASNHDRLTAFVDGRSDLAGDVPEDSSYAFLSHESADGDAVSEAAWDAGILVVPGRFFDDASSFRLSLGRAPDEVDAGLDALGAVLDDL; this is translated from the coding sequence ATGCTCCCACGGATTCCCTACATCGAGTGGATTACCGGACGACCGGCGGCCGCCGACCACGACCTCGGGTCGAGCGACCTCAGGCGTGCCCCGCCGTCGTCGAACGTCGTCCCGCCCGTACTCTCCGACCGCGGCGACCCGCCGGAAGACGTGACGCTCCGGTCTCAGATCGCTGCTATCTACGGTGTCCCGCCCGAGTCGGTTCTCGTCACCGCCGGTGCGACGCACGCGAACCTGGTGGCGGCGGCCACCGCGCTCGCCGCTGCGACCGAAAGTCGGACGAAGACGAACGGAGCGACTGGGACGACCGGGACGAACGAAGCGCCCGCCGTTCTCGTCGAGAACCCGGGGTATCAACCCCTGGTCCGAACCCCGCGAGGACTCGGCGCGCGCGTCGACCGGTTCTCCCGGTCCGCCGACGAGCGGTACCGACTCTCCCCCGACAGCGTTGCCGACGCCTTTCCCGACCGACTGGCGCTCGTGACGGTGACGAACCGGCACAACCCGAGCGGTCGACTCACCACCCGAGAGACGCTCGCGTCGCTGGCCGACCGGGTCGCCGACGCGGGCGCGTACCTGCTGGTCGACGAGGTGTACGCGCCGTTCGTCTCGGCTTCCGAAGCGGGTTCGACCCCCGGAAGCGGCCCGCGACCGTTCGGCGGCGTCTCCGCTGCGGGACTGCCGAACACCGTCGTCACCGGGTCGCTCACGAAGTTCTACGGTCTCGGCGGGCTCACAGTCGGCTGGCTCGTCGGTCCGCAGTCGTTCGTCGAGCGCGCCCGACGCGTCCTCACCCACGTCCCCTTCGTCGCGACGCCGACGGCGGCGTTGGCGCGGCGGGCGCTCCACCACGAGGCCGACCTCACGGCGCGCTCGCGAGACCACCTCGCGAGCAACCACGACCGCCTCACGGCGTTCGTCGACGGCCGCTCGGACCTCGCGGGCGACGTCCCCGAGGACAGCAGCTACGCGTTCCTCTCGCACGAGTCGGCCGACGGCGACGCCGTCTCCGAGGCCGCGTGGGACGCCGGGATTCTGGTCGTCCCCGGCCGGTTCTTCGACGACGCCTCGTCGTTCCGGCTGTCGCTCGGCCGCGCGCCCGACGAAGTCGACGCCGGACTCGACGCGCTCGGCGCGGTCCTGGACGATCTCTGA
- a CDS encoding FAD-binding and (Fe-S)-binding domain-containing protein: MASDSSSAASADSSRDADPSADAAANYDYRNDDVARPGVVRDLEARVDGDVRFDSYTRQLYATDASAYEVTPVGVVFPTSTADVATVVGYCAEREIPVLPRGGGTSLAGQTVNEAVVLDFSRYMDAVVDIDADGRRATAQAGAILGELNEELAPHGLKFAPDPAWGDRSAIGGAIGNNSTGAHSLQYGKTDYYVEEAEVVLADGTVATFGDIEVSELREKADPDSSAWGDGPESDLLPRIYAEVVRIIDEEADEIDARYPELKRNVSGYNLDMLVDEARGERRTPDDSGVDPASEAGRVNLARLLAGSEGTLAVVTEATVSLEPVPNTKSVALLTYESVVDAMEDVAPILEHDPAAVEVMDDVLLSLARDTAEFADVVGLLPEGTDSVLLVEFYAEDDDDGRQQVADLVADRVNRELSTADPTPGAAEKTEKERYAATAMEAHDAETRAKFWKMRKSGLPILLSRTSDAKHIAYIEDTAIPAENLPDYVVDFQAILDDHDTFASYYAHAGPGVLHIRPLTNTKTIEGVAEMEAIADAATDLVVEYGGSVSGEHGDGRARTQWNRKLYGDRLWNVFRDLKTAYDPDWILNPGNVCGDVDMTENLRLSPEYEFDAGLDPALNWENENGFQGMVELCHGCGGCRGGQSTVGGVMCPTYRAADEESLSTRGRANMLRQAMSGDLGDEEQFDVEFMHEIMDLCIGCKGCARDCPSEVDMAKLKAEVTHEHHKRHGPGLRDRLFANIAWLSSLGSRFAPLSNWATKVPGARTVLEKTVGIASERTLPTFHAQPFAAWFDERGGARVPESRATRKALLLPDTYTNFNHPEAGKAAVRVLEAAGVHVRVPGNVADSGRPAFSKGFLGKAYDTAESNVETLAPLVREGWDVVVVEPSDAVMFQSDYLDLLGGEPATVTDPTKAEERSPDETPDSDAGVVAAGTYGILEYVDTFRLDEAMSFSDGGHREFLTYHGHCHQKATKKDYHAVGVLRRAGYDVEALDSGCCGMAGSFGYEAEHHSMSEAIGEVLVEQVEHAGGTVVAPGASCRTQLGDLTAGEEPPHPVEKLAAALD; the protein is encoded by the coding sequence ATGGCATCTGACTCTTCGTCCGCCGCCTCCGCGGACTCGTCGCGAGACGCGGACCCCTCGGCGGACGCCGCGGCCAACTACGACTACCGGAACGACGACGTCGCTCGTCCGGGCGTCGTCCGCGACCTCGAAGCGCGCGTCGACGGCGACGTGCGCTTCGACAGCTACACCCGACAGCTGTACGCGACCGACGCCTCCGCCTACGAGGTGACACCCGTCGGCGTCGTCTTTCCGACCTCGACGGCCGACGTGGCGACGGTGGTCGGCTACTGCGCCGAGCGGGAGATTCCGGTGCTCCCGCGCGGCGGCGGGACGAGTCTCGCCGGGCAGACCGTGAACGAAGCCGTCGTCCTCGATTTCTCCCGGTACATGGACGCCGTCGTCGATATCGACGCCGACGGACGGCGCGCGACGGCGCAGGCGGGGGCGATACTCGGCGAACTCAACGAGGAACTCGCGCCGCACGGGCTGAAGTTCGCACCCGACCCGGCGTGGGGCGACCGAAGCGCCATCGGCGGCGCTATCGGCAACAACTCGACGGGCGCGCACTCGCTGCAGTACGGCAAGACCGACTACTACGTCGAGGAGGCGGAGGTCGTCCTCGCCGACGGCACCGTGGCGACGTTCGGTGACATCGAGGTGTCGGAACTGCGCGAGAAAGCCGACCCCGACTCGTCGGCGTGGGGCGATGGTCCCGAAAGCGACCTGCTGCCCCGAATCTACGCCGAAGTCGTCCGCATCATCGACGAGGAAGCCGACGAGATCGACGCTCGCTACCCGGAACTGAAGCGCAACGTCTCGGGGTACAACCTCGACATGCTCGTCGACGAGGCGCGCGGTGAACGTCGCACGCCGGACGACTCGGGGGTCGACCCCGCCAGCGAGGCGGGGAGGGTCAACCTCGCTCGACTGCTCGCCGGGAGCGAGGGGACCCTCGCCGTCGTCACCGAGGCCACCGTCTCGCTCGAACCGGTGCCGAACACGAAGTCGGTCGCGCTCCTGACGTACGAGAGCGTCGTCGACGCGATGGAGGACGTCGCGCCCATCCTCGAACACGACCCCGCCGCCGTCGAGGTGATGGACGACGTGCTGCTCTCGCTCGCCCGCGACACCGCCGAGTTCGCCGACGTGGTCGGGTTGCTTCCGGAGGGAACCGACTCGGTGCTGCTCGTCGAGTTCTACGCCGAGGACGACGACGACGGCCGCCAGCAGGTCGCGGACCTCGTCGCCGACCGGGTGAACAGGGAACTGTCGACGGCCGACCCGACGCCGGGTGCGGCCGAGAAAACCGAGAAAGAACGGTACGCAGCCACGGCGATGGAGGCACACGACGCCGAGACGAGAGCGAAGTTCTGGAAGATGCGCAAGTCCGGGCTCCCCATCCTGCTCTCGCGCACCTCGGACGCGAAACACATCGCCTACATCGAGGACACCGCGATTCCGGCAGAGAACCTTCCGGACTACGTCGTCGACTTCCAGGCGATTCTCGACGACCACGACACGTTCGCGAGCTACTACGCCCACGCCGGGCCGGGCGTGCTCCACATCCGCCCGCTGACGAACACCAAGACCATCGAGGGCGTCGCGGAGATGGAGGCCATCGCCGACGCTGCGACGGACCTCGTCGTCGAGTACGGTGGCAGCGTCTCGGGCGAACACGGCGACGGCCGCGCGCGCACCCAGTGGAACCGGAAGCTGTACGGCGACCGTCTCTGGAACGTCTTTCGCGACCTGAAAACGGCGTACGACCCCGACTGGATTCTCAACCCCGGGAACGTCTGCGGGGACGTCGATATGACCGAGAACCTCCGTCTTTCCCCGGAGTACGAGTTCGACGCCGGACTGGACCCGGCGCTGAACTGGGAGAACGAGAACGGCTTTCAGGGGATGGTCGAACTCTGTCACGGCTGCGGCGGCTGTCGCGGCGGCCAGTCCACGGTGGGTGGCGTGATGTGTCCGACCTACCGCGCCGCCGACGAGGAGTCGCTGTCGACGCGGGGGCGTGCGAACATGCTCAGACAGGCGATGAGCGGCGATTTGGGCGACGAGGAACAGTTCGACGTGGAGTTCATGCACGAGATTATGGACCTCTGCATCGGCTGCAAGGGTTGTGCGCGCGACTGTCCGAGCGAAGTCGACATGGCGAAGCTCAAAGCCGAGGTGACGCACGAACACCACAAGCGCCACGGCCCGGGTCTTCGCGACCGACTGTTCGCCAACATCGCGTGGCTCTCCTCGCTCGGGTCCCGCTTCGCGCCGCTGTCGAACTGGGCGACGAAGGTGCCGGGCGCGCGGACGGTCCTGGAGAAGACGGTCGGTATCGCGAGCGAGCGAACGCTGCCGACGTTCCACGCCCAGCCGTTCGCGGCGTGGTTCGACGAGCGCGGCGGGGCGCGCGTCCCCGAGTCACGGGCGACCCGGAAGGCGCTGTTGCTGCCGGACACGTACACGAACTTCAACCACCCAGAGGCGGGGAAGGCCGCGGTCAGGGTGCTGGAAGCCGCTGGCGTCCACGTGCGCGTTCCCGGCAACGTCGCCGACAGCGGCCGACCGGCGTTCTCGAAGGGTTTCCTCGGGAAAGCGTACGACACCGCCGAGTCGAACGTGGAGACGCTCGCCCCGCTGGTACGGGAGGGGTGGGACGTCGTCGTCGTCGAACCCTCCGACGCGGTGATGTTCCAGTCGGACTACCTCGACCTGCTCGGGGGCGAACCCGCGACGGTGACCGACCCGACGAAGGCCGAGGAGCGGAGCCCCGACGAGACGCCCGACAGCGACGCGGGCGTCGTCGCCGCCGGGACGTACGGGATACTGGAGTACGTCGACACGTTCCGCCTCGACGAGGCGATGTCCTTCTCCGACGGCGGACACCGCGAGTTCCTCACCTACCACGGCCACTGTCACCAGAAGGCGACGAAGAAGGACTACCACGCCGTCGGCGTGCTCCGACGGGCGGGATACGACGTCGAAGCGCTCGACTCCGGCTGTTGCGGGATGGCCGGGTCGTTCGGCTACGAAGCCGAACACCACTCGATGAGCGAAGCCATCGGCGAGGTACTGGTCGAACAGGTCGAGCACGCCGGTGGCACCGTCGTCGCCCCCGGCGCGTCGTGTCGGACGCAACTCGGCGACCTGACGGCCGGCGAGGAACCGCCGCACCCCGTCGAGAAACTCGCGGCGGCGCTGGACTGA
- a CDS encoding LUD domain-containing protein, translating into MSAGTLSAFERSLGRLDVDSTRTVADELDDALASVTLDPVVGAPLPFGGCSLPDWVRTDPTPAELDEAKTGVTAAELAVADYGSVVIRATPDATEQVSLFPDVHVAVVRAADVVPGMPEAFERLAEWTADGDSAIVATGPSATADMGALVKGAHGPKEVRVVVVE; encoded by the coding sequence ATGAGTGCAGGTACGCTATCGGCGTTCGAGCGGTCTCTCGGGCGACTCGATGTCGACTCGACGCGGACGGTCGCCGACGAGTTGGACGACGCGCTCGCGTCGGTCACGCTCGACCCGGTCGTCGGCGCGCCGCTTCCGTTCGGCGGCTGCTCGCTCCCCGACTGGGTTCGGACCGACCCGACGCCCGCAGAACTGGACGAGGCGAAGACGGGTGTCACGGCCGCCGAACTGGCCGTCGCCGACTACGGCAGCGTCGTGATTCGCGCGACGCCCGACGCCACCGAACAGGTGAGTCTCTTCCCCGACGTGCACGTCGCCGTCGTCCGCGCCGCGGACGTGGTTCCGGGGATGCCCGAGGCGTTCGAGCGACTCGCCGAGTGGACCGCCGACGGCGACAGCGCCATCGTCGCCACGGGGCCGAGCGCGACGGCCGACATGGGCGCGCTCGTGAAAGGCGCGCACGGTCCCAAGGAGGTGCGGGTGGTGGTGGTCGAATGA